The Candidatus Nealsonbacteria bacterium genomic interval AATGCCGGATCCAACATGATACTTGATAATATTAAAGCTAACCGTGACTGGAATGAGCTAAAGGAAGATCTACTAGATTATTTATTTAAAGAAGGAATGTTTCGTCCAGAATTTATAAATCGTTTTGATGCGGTTGTTCTCTTTAAGTCATTAACTAAGGGAAATCTTTTAGATATAGTCCAATTGTTATTAAAGGATATTTGTAAGAATCTTGAAGAAAAGAATATTGAATTTATTATAACCCAAGAATTAAAAGAAAAGATTGTTGAGCTTGGATATAATCCTTCTTTTGGGGCAAGAGAAATAAAAAGAGTGATTCAGGGAAAGGTGGAAAATCAATTAGCATCTGCTATAATATCTGGAGAATTAAAAAAAGGTAGCAGAGTGATAATTGATCCGGTTGATTTCAAAATTGAGATTCAATAATTTCTTAAATTAAAATAATAACTTTATGCCAGAAGAAAAATATTTTGAAAAATGGGAGAAAGAAAATAAAGATATTCAGCCCAGTCCTGTCGAAAAAGATGTTAAGCTTGAGCAAGAACCAAAAATTGAAGACTCTAAGGCAGGAGAAAGGATAAAAGAACAGATGGCTGAATTACAAAAATCTGCTCCCAGCACCCCTGTTCATACAAGAGATGAATTTAAAGAGATTAAAATCCTTCCTTCAACCCAACAAGTCGGAGCCCTTCTTTCATTGGTCTTTAGGGATAATAAATTTGATCTAGCCCTTTCAATTGCAAAAGCTCTTGATAATCCAGCGGTAATGGATGAGTTTCATGATATTCTAATAGAAAGATACGAAGAATTAATAGAAAAAGGTATTTTAAAAAAGAAATGAATTTAACTGCTATTTATTTATACTCGGTTCCGTTTCTATTATTATTAATTTTTGGCTTTATTTTTTTAAATAAAAAGAAAGACGCTAAGATATTAAAGCAAGGAATGAATTTGGTTCTTTTATCAGTGTCCCTTCCCAGAGAACAAGAAAAAGATGAAAAGATACCACTAGAAGACTATTTAAAGACAGCGGAAAATTTCTTTGGTTCCTTATATTCGTTTAAAGACAAATTCTTTATATTTGAAATATCAGTGCATAGAGTGGGGGAGGAAATATATTTTTATATTGCAGTTCCAAGAAATTTGTCTGAGTCAGTAGAAAAACAGGTATTAAGTTTTTGGCCCAAGGCCGAAGTGTCAGTTGTTTCAGATTATAATATTTTCAATCCTACCGGTGCTTCAGTCGGCAGCGAAGCATCTCTTGTAAGTCCGGATATTCTTCCACTAAAAAGCTATATAGAATTTAAGACTGACCCAATTTCATCACTAACCAATGCATTAACCAAGCTTCAAAAAGATGAAGAGGGGGCCTCAATACAAATTCTTTTTGCACCCAGTAAAAAGAAAATATCTTCAAAAAGCAGAAAAATGGTAAATCTTTTACTGAAGGGTGAGGATTTTGGTTACTCCTTATCAGAAGCTAGAAAAGGATTTATACTAGAACTTCTCACGACAGCGTCCAAGGGAAAAGATAAAGAAAAGGAAGAAAAAAAAGAGGTTAGTCAACACCAGCAACAGTTGGCCAATCTTATTGCTGAGAAATCATCTAAGAGGTTATTTGATGTTAATATCAGGCTTTTGGCATCAGCTAAAACTAAAGAAAGGGCGGAGGCTATACTTTCTCAAATTGAAGTCTCTTTTGAACAATTTAATTCGCCTGATTTGAATCAAATAAAATTTAAAAGGCTTTCTCGAGGCAGGCTTAAGAATCTTTTTTATTTATTCTCTTTTCGTCTTATAAGCAATACGAGGAAAATGGTTCTTTCATCGTCTGAAATGGCAGGAATATTCCATTTTCCTTCTTCAGGTCTTGCTACGCCGTCTGTTAAATGGGTTAAGTCAAAACAAGCACCACCACCATCCAATTTACCAGATGAAGGGTTAGTACTAGGAAAAAGCTCTTTTAGGGGTGAGGAAAAAACAGTTCGAATGAAGGATGAAGACAGGCGTCGACATTTTTATATAATTGGTCAAACTGGAACCGGTAAATCTTGGTTTTTAAAAAATCTTATTCAGCAAGATATTAGAAACGGGAAGGGAATAGCTCTAATAGATCCTCATGGTGATTTAGCCGAGGATGT includes:
- a CDS encoding type IV secretion system DNA-binding domain-containing protein translates to MNLTAIYLYSVPFLLLLIFGFIFLNKKKDAKILKQGMNLVLLSVSLPREQEKDEKIPLEDYLKTAENFFGSLYSFKDKFFIFEISVHRVGEEIYFYIAVPRNLSESVEKQVLSFWPKAEVSVVSDYNIFNPTGASVGSEASLVSPDILPLKSYIEFKTDPISSLTNALTKLQKDEEGASIQILFAPSKKKISSKSRKMVNLLLKGEDFGYSLSEARKGFILELLTTASKGKDKEKEEKKEVSQHQQQLANLIAEKSSKRLFDVNIRLLASAKTKERAEAILSQIEVSFEQFNSPDLNQIKFKRLSRGRLKNLFYLFSFRLISNTRKMVLSSSEMAGIFHFPSSGLATPSVKWVKSKQAPPPSNLPDEGLVLGKSSFRGEEKTVRMKDEDRRRHFYIIGQTGTGKSWFLKNLIQQDIRNGKGIALIDPHGDLAEDVLSYIPPERVEDVIYFDPSDTGNPIGLNMLEYDPAFPESKTFVVNELMDIFDRLYNLKAQGFGGPIFEQYMRNSLLLIMEDTDSGSTLVEIPRVLADTNFRKHKLSKCQNQIVKNFWELEAEKAGGDAALANMVPYITSKMNVFIANDMVRPIISQQKSSLNLKDVMNGRKILIANLSKGKMGDINSHLLGMVLVGKILVAAFSRVDMPEEERKDFYLYIDEFQNFATKTMASILAEARKYRLNMIFAHQYIGQVEEDIRNAVFGNVGSMMSFRIGPEDAKFLVPSYDPIFDESDLSNLDNYNAALRLLIGGTVTRPFNIKTIPPDKGDDRIAKLARDFSRIKYGRKRSSVENELFERLGKSY